From the Oryza glaberrima chromosome 5, OglaRS2, whole genome shotgun sequence genome, one window contains:
- the LOC127773299 gene encoding pentatricopeptide repeat-containing protein At3g48810-like has protein sequence MCSTKCRLRLLLPLPRRHLSTAPATSHRNKIPADPSRTERPCPDPGSGDSARHHEATVRRLAAAGDVDGVQYALQEMRLRGVACTEDALVAAIGAFARAGSADRALKTFYRASDLGCRDPGVRVYNHLLDALLRENMVGAVVPVYDNMRKAGVDPNVYTYNLLIRALCQNDRVDAARKMLDEMSRKGCHPDEVSHGTIVSGMCKLGRVEEARGFLAETVPVQASYNAIVHALCGEFRMWEVFSVVNEMVQRGLQPNVVTYTTIVDAFCKARELRMACAILARMVSMGCTPNVLTFTALVKGFFEDGKVHDALSMWHWMVDEGWAPSTISYNVLIRGLCCIGDLKGALDFFNSMKRNALLPNATTYSTLVDGFSNAGDLDGAMLIWNEMKSSGCKPNVVVYTNMIDVLCKKMMFDQAESLIDKMLMDNCPPNTVTFNTLIGRLCDCGRVGRALNVFHGMRRNGCHPNDRTYNELLHGLFREGNHKDAFAMVIEMLNNGFELSLVTYNTVINCLCQMCMRKHAMLLLGRMMVQGIQPDAFTFNAIIHAYCKEGKVSIAACLLGQMNAVNCPRNVVAYTILISELCNQGKLSNAMVYLLKMLYEGICPNEATWNVLVRAIFTNIGTIGPIHLFKYIVEDL, from the coding sequence ATGTGTTCGACCAaatgccgcctccgcctcctcctccccctcccccgccgccacctctccaccgcgccggcgacgagccacCGGAATAAGATACCGGCGGACCCATCCCGTACGGAGCGGCCTTGTCCAGACCCTGGCTCCGGGGACTCCGCGAGGCACCATGAGGCAACCGTCAGGAGGCTGGCCGCGGCGGGCGACGTGGACGGCGTCCAGTACGCGCTGCAGGAGATGCGGCTGCGCGGGGTGGCGTGCACCGAGGACGCCCTCGTCGCGGCCATCggcgccttcgcccgcgccggctCCGCGGACCGCGCGCTCAAGACGTTCTACCGCGCCAGCGACCTCGGCTGCCGCGACCCCGGCGTGCGGGTCTACAATCACCTGCTCGACGCGCTGCTCAGGGAGAACATGGTCGGGGCGGTCGTGCCGGTGTACGACAACATGAGGAAGGCCGGCGTCGATCCCAACGTGTACACTTACAACCTGCTCATCAGGGCGCTGTGCCAGAACGACCGGGTCGATGCCGCGCGCAAGATGCTCGATGAAATGTCCAGGAAGGGGTGCCACCCGGACGAGGTGAGCCATGGGACGATAGTTTCGGGTATGTGCAAGCTTGGCAGGGTGGAGGAGGCCAGGGGATTCCTGGCTGAGACGGTGCCGGTGCAAGCGTCGTACAACGCTATCGTTCACGCGCTTTGTGGAGAGTTCAGGATGTGGGAAGTGTTCTCGGTTGTCAACGAGATGGTGCAGAGGGGATTGCAACCAAATGTCGTCACTTACACCACTATAGTCGACGCATTTTGCAAGGCCAGGGAGCTGAGGATGGCTTGTGCCATTTTGGCTAGGATGGTAAGCATGGGATGCACTCCAAATGTTCTCACATTTACTGCGTTGGTGAAAGGGTTTTTTGAGGATGGAAAGGTACATGATGCACTTTCTATGTGGCATTGGATGGTGGATGAAGGATGGGCTCCATCAACAATCTCTTACAATGTTCTCATCCGTGGCCTTTGCTGCATTGGTGATTTGAAAGGAGCATTAGATTTCTTCAACAGTATGAAAAGAAATGCCCTCCTTCCCAACGCGACTACCTATTCTACGCTTGTTGATGGCTTTTCTAACGCTGGAGATCTGGATGGCGCCATGCTGATATGGAATGAGATGAAAAGTTCCGGTTGCAAGCCAAATGTTGTTGTTTACACGAACATGATCGATGTGCTTTGCAAGAAGATGATGTTTGACCAAGCAGAGAGTCTTATTGATAAGATGTTAATGGACAATTGTCCTCCTAACACCGTGACATTCAACACGTTGATTGGAAGGCTGTGCGATTGTGGAAGAGTTGGGAGAGCATTGAATGTGTTTCATGGGATGAGAAGGAATGGATGCCATCCAAATGATAGGACTTACAACGAGTTGCTTCATGGCCTTTTCAGAGAAGGAAATCACAAAGACGCTTTTGCAATGGTGATTGAGATGCTTAACAATGGGTTTGAGTTAAGTCTAGTAACTTACAACACAGTGATTAATTGTCTGTGTCAAATGTGCATGAGGAAACATGCTATGTTGCTTCTGGGGAGGATGATGGTTCAAGGAATTCAACCTGATGCATTCACTTTCAATGCGATAATTCATGCTTATTGCAAGGAAGGGAAGGTCAGTATTGCTGCTTGTCTATTGGGACAAATGAATGCAGTGAACTGCCCACGCAACGTAGTTGCGTATACCATTCTGATTTCAGAGCTTTGCAATCAGGGTAAGCTATCAAATGCCATGGTTTACCTCTTAAAGATGTTATATGAAGGTATTTGTCCGAATGAAGCAACATGGAATGTGTTGGTTCGTGCAATTTTTACAAATATTGGCACTATTGGACCAATTCATTTGTTTAAGTACATTGTTGAAGATTTATAA
- the LOC127774867 gene encoding uncharacterized protein LOC127774867 encodes MDAKGVNDRDALIDLESGNNIVVGEHNNGADANFAVAQERTAPNGAWNGAMGTNGCLKDDVNHQHMCCCPSSPDAAAKNGDDRKSDGEEKLGLLDTSGGEKTKKKRSKKPPRPPRPPTPTPLDVSDQKLLNELSELAILKRARIERMKALKKMKNAKHGSSSGNLFPLIITIIFCLVILWQGFFSRTGSAVSFHGSPESSVRAHSSLISIRFYKNNNSNSRSREAISAAPKNAETPSRLEIHSKARKIAR; translated from the exons ATGGATGCTAAGGGTGTTAATGACCGGGATGCTCTAATTGATCTGGAGAGTGGAAATAACATTGTTGTCGGCGAGCATAACAACGGGGCGGATGCCAATTTTGCTGTTGCCCAAGAAAGAACAGCACCGAATGGTGCATGGAATGGTGCCATGGGCACCAATGGATGCCTGAAAGATGATGTAAATCATCAGCACATGTGTTGCTGTCCGTCCTCTCCAGATGCTGCTGCCAAAAATGGAGATGACCGGAAGTCTGATGGGGAGGAGAAGCTGGGCCTTCTGGATACTTCCGGAGGCGAGAAAACAAAGAAGAAGCGGTCCAAGAAGCCACCGCGACCACCACGGCCACCAACACCCACTCCATTGGATGTTTCCGACCAGAAGCTCCTCAATGAGCTGAGTGAACTTGCTATATTGAAACGGGCAAGGATTGAGCGGATGAAGGctttgaagaagatgaagaacgCCAAACATGGGTCTTCAAGTGGCAATTTGTTTCCCCTGATCATTACCATTATCTTCTGCCTCGTCATACTCTGGCAAG GTTTTTTCTCACGAACGGGGTCGGCTGTGAGCTTCCATGGATCACCTGAATCGTCCGTTAGAGCGCATAGCAGTCTGATCTCCATTCGGTTCTACAAGAACAATAATTCTAATAGCAGATCTCGAGAGGCCATATCGGCAGCTCCCAA GAATGCTGAGACACCATCGAGGCTGGAGATCCATAGCAAAGCAAGAAAGATCGCCAGATGA
- the LOC127773298 gene encoding long chain acyl-CoA synthetase 1, producing MEGGTKKVFTVQVEDGKPRKDGRPAVGPVFRSALSKDGFPPLEPDMKTSWDVFRVAAGKYPDNRMLGWRPVKDGVIGPYIWKSYREVYEEVLQVGSALQQLGVKPGSRIGIYGSNCPQWIVAMQACNGYSLICVPLYDTLGAGAVDFIIDHAEIDVIFVQDKKIKEILSANCKSAKRVKGLVAFTSGTSEEITSADQIGMKLYSWKDFLKMGKENPAQPCAPKPNDTCTIMYTSGTSGEPKGVMLSHESHAIYVKGVDLFMEQFDDKMTTDDVFLSFLPLAHILDRMIEEFFFHKGASVGYYHGDLNALRDDLMELKPTLLVGVPRVYEKIYEGILKALSELRPLRRLIFNALYNRKLANMKAGCTHKTASPFADMLAFRKVKARLGGRLRLLISGGAPLSNEIEEFLRVTSCAYFIQGYGLTETLGPSTVCYPDDMSLVGTVGVAATYTELRLEEVPEMGYNPLGTPSRGEICVRGNFFTGYYKNPELTNEVMADGWFHTGDIGEMNSDGILKVIDRKKNIFKLSQGEYVAVEYLEKVYVFPPTVEDVWVYGDSFRSMLVAVVNPHEENTMKWAESNGCKGSFAEICKSEGLKEHILKELQSVAAKNKLRGFEYVKGVILDPIPFDLERDLVTATMKKKRNNMLKYYKPEIEKVYQKLEEQRVAAKSK from the exons ATGGAGGGGGGGACGAAGAAAGTTTTCACAGTTCAGGTGGAGGATGGAAAGCCCAGGAaggacggccggccggcggtaGGGCCAGTGTTCAGGAGTGCACTGTCAAAGGATGGATTCCCGCCACTTGAGCCTGACATGAAAACATCATGGGACGTGTTCAG GGTCGCAGCAGGCAAGTACCCAGATAATCGGATGCTCGGATGGCGTCCTGTAAAAGATGGAGTG ATAGGGCCATACATATGGAAATCATACAGGGAAGTGTATGAAGAAGTCCTGCAAGTTGGATCTGCTTTGCAGCAGCTGGGGGTGAAGCCA GGTTCCCGGATTGGAATATATGGATCAAACTGCCCTCAGTGGATAGTAGCAATGCAG GCTTGCAATGGTTACAGCTTAATCTGTGTCCCACTCTACGATACGTTAG GTGCAGGAGCTGTTGACTTCATTATTGACCATGCTGAAATCGATGTTATCTTTGTTCAGgacaagaaaataaaagaa ATACTGTCCGCAAATTGCAAGTCTGCTAAGAGAGTGAAAG GACTGGTGGCATTTACTTCGGGAACAAGCGAAGAAATCACAAGTGCTGATCAGATTGGGATGAAGTTGTACTCGTGGAAAGATTTCTTAAAAATG GGAAAGGAAAATCCAGCCCAACCTTGTGCTCCAAAACCAAATGATACATGCACCATCATGTACACGAGTGGGACAAGTGGAGAGCCCAAAGGTGTCATGCTTAGCCATGAGAGTCATGCCATATATGTGAAAGGTGTGGACCTCTTCATGGAGCAGTTTGACGATAAG ATGACAACAGATGATGTGTTTCTTTCCTTTCTACCGCTTGCTCACATCCTTGACCGCATGATCGAGGAGTTTTTCTTTCACAAAGGAGCCTCAGTTGGCTATTATCATGGG GATTTGAATGCCTTGAGAGATGATCTCATGGAGCTAAAGCCAACTCTACTAGTTGGGGTGCCTCGAGTGtatgaaaaaatttatgaaG GTATCTTGAAGGCCTTATCAGAACTCAGACCACTCAGAAGATTAATTTTCAATGCTCTGTATAACCG CAAACTGGCAAACATGAAAGCAGGCTGCACGCACAAAACTGCTTCACCTTTTGCAGATATGTTGGCTTTCCGCAag GTCAAAGCAAGGCTTGGTGGTCGTCTTCGCCTATTAATCTCGGGTGGGGCTCCATTAAGTAATGAGATCGAAGAGTTCTTGAGAGTAACCAGCTGCGCATACTTTATCCAAGGCTATG GTTTAACAGAAACACTGGGACCTAGCACGGTCTGTTACCCTGATGACATGTCCCTGGTTGGAACTGTTGGCGTGGCTGCTACCTATACGGAATTGCGATTGGAAGAAGTGCCTGAGATGGGTTACAATCCACTTGGTACTCCTTCCCGTGGTGAAATATGCGTCCGAGGAAACTTCTTCACCGGATACTATAAAAATCCTGAGCTCACGAATGAGGTCATGGCTGATGGATGGTTTCACACAG GTGACATTGGAGAGATGAACTCAGATGGAATCCTGAAGGTAATTGAccgaaagaaaaatatattcaagTTGTCACAAGGGGAGTATGTTGCAGTTGAATACCTGGAGAAAGTATATGTTTTCCCTCCAACCGTTGAAGAT GTCTGGGTATATGGGGACAGCTTCAGATCAATGTTAGTGGCAGTAGTTAATCCACATGAAGAGAACACCATGAAGTGGGCAGAATCAAATGGCTGCAAGGGTTCTTTTGCTGAAATATGCAAGTCTGAAGGCCTTAAAGAGCATATCCTGAAAGAGCTGCAATCTGTTGCAGCAAAGAACAAG CTACGGGGATTTGAGTATGTCAAAGGTGTAATATTGGACCCTATTCCTTTTGACCTTGAAAGGGATTTGGTGACTGCaacaatgaaaaagaaaagaaacaacatGCTAAAATATTACAAG CCTGAGATTGAGAAAGTATACCAAAAACTGGAGGAACAGAGGGTTGCCGCCAAATCAAAGTAA